One region of Bactrocera neohumeralis isolate Rockhampton chromosome 5, APGP_CSIRO_Bneo_wtdbg2-racon-allhic-juicebox.fasta_v2, whole genome shotgun sequence genomic DNA includes:
- the LOC126758739 gene encoding microsomal glutathione S-transferase 1-like, producing the protein MAKLALELLTLENNVFKAYLFWSAILVLKMLFMSLLTGFMRFRTMTFINEEDILNKRLKVKYNDPDVERARRAHRNDLENILPFFTIGFLYVLLDPSAALAINLFRAVGISRILHTCVYAIVPAPQPSRLLAFLVTVFVTIYMACEVARAVY; encoded by the exons ATGGCTAAACTAGCACTCGAGCTTCTCACACTGGAAAACAATGTTTTCAAAGCTTATCTCTTCTGGTCCGCAATTTTAGTGTTGAAAATGTTATTCATGTCGCTGTTGACGGGATTTATGCGTTTCAGGACAATG ACCTTTATCAACGAAGAGGATATACTCAACAAACGTCTCAAGGTGAAGTATAACGATCCAGATGTGGAGCGAGCACGCCG AGCACACCGCAACGATTTGGAAAACATTCTGCCGTTTTTCACCATTGGCTTCTTGTATGTGCTGCTAGATCCCAGTGCTGCTTTGGCCATCAATTTGTTCCGAGCCGTGGGCATCTCACGCATTTTACACACCTGTGTTTACGCCATTGTTCCAGCGCCACAACCGAGTCGACTCTTAGCTTTTCTTGTCACCGTCTTCGTCACCATCTACATGGCTTGTGAAGTAGCTCGAGCCGTGTATTAG
- the LOC126758742 gene encoding uncharacterized protein LOC126758742 — protein MSHNERKAHLSAIKFMELGFSAACLALHFYSFDDRDILTSFVATGTFSGYIIVVVGIFAGVLMRAPIHRRIDIFYSVLGCGLFIASGVFIIEAWEFSFRTRTRDLALIKASLAIVNGVLFGFDAIFTFRDK, from the exons ATGTCACACAATGAACGGAAAGCTCATTTGAGTGCGATTAAATTTATGGAATTG GGATTTTCCGCCGCCTGCCTGGCATTGCATTTCTACAGTTTCGACGACCGCGACATACTGACCTCATTCGTAGCGACGGGCACCTTTTCCGGCTATATAATCGTGGTTGTGGGTATTTTCGCAG GTGTCCTAATGCGTGCGCCCATTCACAGACGCATCGACATATTCTACAGCGTGCTCGGCTGTGGGCTGTTCATCGCCTCGGGTGTGTTCATAATCGAGGCATGGGAATTTTCATTTCGCACACGCACACGCGATTTGGCGCTCATTAAGGCATCGCTGGCCATTGTGAATGGGGTGTTGTTTGGTTTCGATGCGATTTTTACCTTTCGTGACAAATGA